Proteins co-encoded in one Sporosarcina sp. FSL K6-1522 genomic window:
- the speE gene encoding polyamine aminopropyltransferase: MEVWYTEDHSPGVRLSMKVEQHLYSGKSDFQKIDILQTTEFGKVLTLDGLVMLTEKDEFIYHDMIVHVPMATNPNIKKVLVIGAGDGGTVRELTKYDSIEHIDMVEIDKLVVDVCMEYIPQTAAKLTDPRVHLYFEDGLKFVRNKENAYDLIIVDSTDPFGPGEGLFTKEFYGNCYNALNEDGILVNQHESPFYAEDALGMQRAHQRIVGFFPICDVYQAHIPTYPSGHWLFGFASKKFNPIRDLNAAAWNDLGLNTKYYNTDIHVGSFALPNYVKEQLTDVE, translated from the coding sequence ATGGAAGTATGGTATACGGAGGATCATTCACCCGGTGTACGCCTGTCTATGAAAGTGGAACAGCATCTTTATTCCGGAAAAAGTGATTTTCAAAAGATTGATATTTTACAAACAACCGAATTTGGGAAAGTTCTCACACTCGATGGCTTGGTCATGCTTACCGAGAAAGATGAATTCATCTATCATGACATGATTGTGCACGTCCCGATGGCCACCAATCCCAACATCAAAAAAGTACTTGTCATTGGTGCAGGCGATGGTGGCACAGTGCGAGAATTAACGAAATATGACTCCATCGAGCACATTGATATGGTCGAAATCGATAAACTGGTCGTCGATGTCTGCATGGAATATATTCCACAGACAGCAGCCAAATTGACCGATCCACGTGTCCATCTATATTTTGAAGACGGTCTGAAATTTGTCCGCAATAAAGAGAATGCCTATGATCTCATTATCGTCGATTCAACAGACCCATTTGGACCTGGTGAAGGACTGTTTACGAAAGAATTTTATGGCAACTGCTACAACGCACTCAATGAAGACGGTATTCTCGTCAATCAGCATGAAAGTCCGTTTTATGCTGAGGACGCACTTGGTATGCAAAGAGCGCATCAACGCATTGTTGGATTTTTCCCGATTTGCGATGTCTACCAAGCCCATATTCCAACGTACCCTTCCGGACATTGGCTGTTTGGTTTTGCATCAAAAAAATTCAATCCGATTCGAGATTTAAATGCGGCGGCATGGAATGACCTTGGCTTGAACACGAAGTATTACAATACGGACATTCACGTCGGCTCATTTGCCCTGCCAAATTACGTGAAGGAGCAATTGACAGATGTTGAATAA
- the speB gene encoding agmatinase, translating into MLNKNIETFIGCDNEYGESGLVIFGAPFDSTTSFRPGTRFASKTMRSESFGIETYSPYQDKDLEDIAVFDGGDLELSFGNTEKALTQIEQFTAKVLEDDKIPCMIGGEHLVTLGAIRAVAKKHPDLHVIQFDAHADLREDYLGETLSHATVIHRVWDILGDDRIFQFGIRSGDRSEFQWGQDHVFTNKFNFNGLEDVIAKLQGKPVYLTIDLDVLDPSVFPGTGTPEAGGVSFMELLQAMLQVSELNIVGCDINELSPIYDQSGVSTAVACKVLRELLLAVN; encoded by the coding sequence ATGTTGAATAAAAACATAGAAACCTTTATTGGCTGTGACAATGAGTACGGCGAATCCGGCCTCGTCATTTTCGGGGCTCCCTTCGACTCGACAACTTCCTTCCGACCTGGGACACGCTTTGCCAGCAAAACAATGCGCAGCGAGTCATTCGGAATTGAGACGTATAGCCCCTATCAAGATAAAGATTTAGAAGACATCGCCGTCTTTGACGGTGGCGATTTAGAATTGAGCTTTGGAAATACAGAAAAAGCATTAACTCAAATCGAACAATTCACAGCGAAAGTGCTGGAAGATGACAAAATTCCTTGCATGATTGGCGGCGAACATTTAGTGACATTAGGTGCTATTCGCGCAGTCGCTAAAAAACATCCAGATCTCCATGTCATCCAATTCGATGCACATGCAGACTTACGTGAAGACTATCTTGGTGAAACGCTATCGCATGCCACCGTCATTCACCGCGTTTGGGACATCCTTGGCGACGACCGCATTTTCCAATTCGGCATCCGTTCAGGAGATCGCAGTGAATTCCAATGGGGACAAGATCATGTCTTTACGAACAAGTTTAACTTCAACGGCTTAGAAGATGTCATTGCCAAACTACAAGGCAAACCCGTCTATCTAACCATTGACTTAGACGTCCTAGACCCTTCCGTCTTCCCTGGAACAGGCACACCCGAAGCCGGTGGTGTCAGCTTTATGGAGTTATTGCAAGCAATGCTTCAAGTAAGTGAACTCAATATTGTTGGATGCGATATTAACGAGCTATCCCCTATTTATGATCAAAGCGGTGTATCGACAGCTGTTGCTTGTAAGGTGTTGCGGGAATTGTTGTTAGCGGTAAACTAA
- a CDS encoding saccharopine dehydrogenase family protein, whose amino-acid sequence MGKALIIGAGGVAGVVVHKCCQVPDVFEEICIASRTVSKCDALKEKLDGGRTKIQTAQVDADNVEELVELINRFQPDIVINVALPYQDLTIMDACLATGVNYMDTANYEPLDTAKFEYKWQWAYREKFEKAGITALLGSGFDPGVTGVFSAHALKHHFDEIHTIDIVDANAGDHGYPFATNFNPEINIREITANGRYWENGEFIETPPLSEKRVYDLPEIGPKDVYLLYHEELESLAENITGIKKIRFWMTFSEKYLTHLRVLENVGMTSIEPIDFEGQQIVPLQFLKAVLPDPASLGPRTKGKTNIGCIFQGTKDGEEKTYYVYNICDHQECYAEVGSQAISYTTGVPAMIGAMMIMTGKWKKPGVFNIEEFDPDPFMEALNKYGLPWQESFNPELID is encoded by the coding sequence ATGGGTAAAGCTTTAATTATTGGTGCTGGCGGAGTAGCTGGCGTTGTTGTGCATAAATGTTGTCAAGTTCCGGACGTCTTCGAAGAAATTTGTATCGCAAGCCGTACCGTCTCCAAATGTGATGCCTTAAAAGAAAAACTAGACGGCGGTCGTACAAAAATTCAAACGGCACAAGTCGATGCGGACAACGTAGAAGAACTCGTTGAACTCATCAACCGCTTCCAACCAGATATCGTCATTAACGTCGCATTGCCGTATCAAGATTTAACAATCATGGATGCTTGCCTTGCGACAGGTGTTAACTACATGGACACAGCAAACTATGAACCCCTCGATACAGCAAAATTTGAATACAAATGGCAATGGGCCTACCGTGAAAAATTCGAAAAAGCTGGCATCACAGCACTACTTGGCAGCGGCTTTGACCCAGGCGTAACAGGCGTCTTCTCTGCTCATGCGCTGAAACACCATTTCGATGAAATCCATACAATCGATATCGTCGATGCCAACGCTGGCGATCACGGCTATCCATTCGCCACAAACTTTAATCCAGAAATCAACATTCGTGAAATCACAGCGAACGGCCGTTACTGGGAAAACGGTGAATTCATCGAAACGCCGCCACTTTCTGAAAAACGGGTCTATGACCTACCAGAAATCGGACCAAAAGATGTCTACCTTCTCTATCACGAAGAATTAGAGTCACTGGCTGAAAACATTACAGGCATTAAAAAAATTCGCTTCTGGATGACATTCTCAGAAAAGTACTTAACACATTTACGCGTGCTTGAAAACGTTGGTATGACTTCGATCGAACCTATCGATTTTGAAGGTCAGCAAATTGTGCCATTGCAATTCTTAAAAGCGGTCCTTCCAGACCCAGCGTCTCTTGGACCTCGTACAAAAGGGAAAACGAATATTGGCTGTATCTTCCAAGGAACGAAAGACGGCGAAGAAAAAACATACTATGTTTACAACATTTGCGATCACCAAGAATGCTACGCAGAAGTAGGCTCACAAGCTATTTCCTATACAACAGGTGTTCCAGCGATGATTGGTGCCATGATGATCATGACAGGTAAATGGAAAAAACCTGGCGTCTTCAACATCGAAGAATTCGATCCGGATCCATTCATGGAAGCACTGAACAAATACGGCCTACCTTGGCAAGAAAGCTTCAATCCTGAATTGATTGACTGA
- the nspC gene encoding carboxynorspermidine decarboxylase, with protein MNIDLNALPSPYYVVDEALLIKNLEKLKSVIDRTGCKILLAQKGFSMFSVYPLLGQYLNGVTSSSVHEARLGYEEMGKEVHTYAPAFSDMEFDEILSYSDHIVFNSFQQWNKFKDKVQNASKQISVGLRINPEYSEIEVDMYNPCFAHSRFGVTLDNFEPDQLEGVDGLHFHTMCEQNSDTLWRTIQVVDEEFGDYIQQMKWINFGGGHHITRPDYDIETLIQSILFIKDKYKIDVYLEPGEAVALNTGYLVATVLDTLDNGMPIAILDTSAACHMPDVLEMPYRPEIIGAGLPNEKAYTYRFGGPTCLAGDVIGDYSFDEPLNPGDKLVFCDMAHYSMVKNNTFNGVNLPSIALNTVKDGVKVIQQFGYEDFKSRLS; from the coding sequence TTGAATATTGATTTAAACGCCCTCCCCTCTCCTTATTATGTAGTAGATGAGGCATTACTCATTAAAAATTTAGAGAAACTGAAATCCGTCATTGATCGCACAGGCTGTAAAATTCTCCTTGCGCAAAAAGGTTTTTCGATGTTCTCGGTTTATCCGTTACTGGGACAATACTTGAATGGCGTCACATCCAGTTCCGTTCACGAAGCGAGACTGGGTTACGAAGAAATGGGCAAGGAAGTTCATACCTATGCTCCTGCTTTTTCAGACATGGAGTTCGATGAAATTCTGTCGTATTCGGATCATATTGTCTTTAATTCATTTCAACAATGGAACAAATTCAAAGACAAAGTTCAAAACGCTTCCAAACAAATTAGCGTTGGACTGCGCATCAACCCGGAGTACTCAGAAATTGAAGTTGACATGTACAATCCGTGCTTTGCACACTCTCGATTTGGCGTCACATTGGACAATTTTGAACCAGATCAACTCGAAGGCGTTGACGGCTTGCATTTCCATACAATGTGTGAGCAAAACTCAGATACACTTTGGCGGACCATTCAGGTTGTCGACGAGGAATTCGGAGATTATATTCAACAGATGAAGTGGATTAACTTCGGTGGTGGACATCATATCACCAGACCCGATTACGATATCGAAACACTCATTCAGTCGATTTTATTTATAAAAGATAAATATAAGATTGACGTCTATCTAGAACCCGGTGAAGCCGTTGCCTTAAATACCGGCTATCTGGTGGCAACTGTTTTAGACACGCTCGATAACGGCATGCCCATTGCGATTTTAGATACTTCAGCCGCTTGCCATATGCCAGATGTGTTGGAAATGCCTTATCGCCCGGAAATTATCGGTGCTGGCTTGCCAAACGAAAAAGCGTATACGTATCGATTTGGCGGCCCCACTTGCCTCGCAGGTGACGTCATTGGTGATTATTCTTTTGATGAACCACTGAATCCTGGTGACAAACTCGTATTTTGTGACATGGCGCACTATTCCATGGTCAAAAACAATACCTTTAACGGCGTGAACCTTCCTTCGATTGCCCTCAATACAGTGAAGGATGGCGTAAAAGTCATTCAACAATTTGGCTACGAAGATTTTAAAAGTCGTTTATCTTAA
- a CDS encoding MFS transporter gives MNTPNLLRGFNFLYFGLIAIFIPFLPVYLAEQGLKPGQIGLIVGTGGFVTIITQPLWGMISDKSKTIRKVLLILIALSSVVGYLLYDSTSYVLLILFAMLLYFFLMPIDPLTESLNFTIAETSRISYGSIRTYGALGYAVVSLLTGYVMSYFGAHSMAILFAGIGLVSFIICWKMPDAPVSGKPVTFGSLKHFLSNKETLLFLLLVFVCSIPARMNDTYLGVYIRELGGSTALVGQAWFLAGSSEILVFALSFWWLRKGKELLIITFATTFYFVRFFISAWVTDPHLLAYLQVLQMLTFPIFYSAAIQYLYRIVPVEWRATGQTVLALLFFGVSGIVASYVGGVVYGAFGGHVLYLSIAAMSFGGVLFGLILYWVYGKKVNRC, from the coding sequence ATGAACACACCAAATTTATTGCGTGGCTTTAACTTTTTATATTTTGGACTTATTGCAATCTTTATCCCGTTTTTGCCAGTCTATTTGGCTGAACAAGGGCTGAAACCAGGGCAAATTGGTTTGATCGTTGGGACAGGGGGCTTTGTCACGATTATTACGCAGCCATTATGGGGCATGATTAGTGACAAAAGCAAAACGATTCGTAAAGTGTTGTTGATACTTATTGCGCTGTCGAGTGTAGTTGGGTATTTGTTATACGACTCGACGAGTTATGTGTTGCTAATTTTGTTTGCGATGTTGTTGTATTTCTTTCTCATGCCGATCGACCCATTAACGGAAAGTTTGAATTTTACCATCGCGGAAACGTCTAGAATCAGCTATGGCTCCATCCGTACATATGGCGCATTAGGTTACGCAGTTGTGTCGCTACTTACGGGCTATGTCATGTCTTATTTCGGTGCGCATAGTATGGCGATTCTGTTTGCAGGGATTGGGCTCGTGAGTTTTATTATCTGCTGGAAAATGCCGGATGCACCGGTATCGGGAAAGCCTGTGACATTCGGGAGTCTCAAGCATTTTTTAAGCAATAAAGAAACGTTGTTGTTCTTATTATTAGTTTTTGTCTGTTCAATACCTGCGAGGATGAATGATACATATCTCGGCGTTTATATCCGTGAACTAGGAGGCAGTACGGCATTAGTGGGCCAAGCTTGGTTTTTGGCTGGTAGCAGTGAGATACTCGTGTTTGCGCTCAGTTTTTGGTGGTTACGGAAAGGCAAGGAATTGCTGATTATTACGTTTGCGACTACCTTTTACTTCGTTCGTTTTTTCATCTCAGCGTGGGTGACGGATCCGCATTTGTTGGCGTATTTACAAGTGTTGCAAATGTTAACGTTCCCGATTTTCTATTCCGCGGCGATTCAGTATTTGTATCGCATTGTTCCAGTTGAGTGGCGGGCTACGGGGCAGACCGTGTTAGCATTATTGTTTTTTGGTGTGTCAGGCATTGTCGCATCGTATGTCGGCGGAGTAGTTTATGGGGCGTTTGGTGGTCATGTTCTTTACCTCTCAATAGCAGCAATGTCCTTTGGCGGTGTCTTATTTGGCTTGATTCTTTACTGGGTATATGGAAAAAAAGTCAATCGATGCTGA
- a CDS encoding LysE family transporter translates to MPVLSFLVYVCVMSFTPGPNNIMAMLFANQYGFKRTLRFCFGVGVGFFIIMILSSYFNLVLHRFIPKIELPMMLLGAGYMLYLAYKIIKSTNQGNSDEERKYNSFFAGMMLQFINPKGVLYGITVIATFILPYHTSHIALLLFSLFLGFVGILSTASWSLFGSVFQKFLSNYQKPFNIVMALLLVYSAISILMG, encoded by the coding sequence ATGCCAGTACTATCCTTTTTGGTGTATGTGTGTGTGATGAGTTTCACCCCAGGTCCGAATAATATTATGGCGATGTTATTCGCCAACCAGTACGGCTTTAAAAGAACGCTACGTTTCTGTTTCGGTGTGGGCGTCGGTTTCTTTATCATCATGATCTTATCGAGTTATTTTAATCTCGTGTTACACCGTTTTATTCCGAAAATTGAACTGCCGATGATGCTGTTGGGTGCGGGGTATATGCTGTATTTGGCGTATAAAATTATCAAAAGTACGAATCAGGGGAACAGTGATGAGGAGAGAAAATACAATAGTTTCTTTGCGGGCATGATGCTGCAGTTTATTAATCCGAAAGGTGTGTTATACGGTATAACGGTTATTGCGACATTTATCTTACCGTATCATACGTCGCATATTGCATTGCTATTGTTTTCGCTCTTTTTAGGTTTTGTCGGTATTTTAAGTACGGCTAGTTGGAGTTTGTTTGGTTCGGTTTTCCAAAAGTTTTTGTCCAACTATCAGAAGCCGTTTAATATTGTTATGGCTTTGCTATTAGTGTATAGTGCGATTTCGATTCTGATGGGGTAG
- a CDS encoding XRE family transcriptional regulator, whose translation MKEIHLIIAENLKTLRESKKLSLEKVSELTGVSKTMIGQIERGESAPTITTIWKIANGLKISFTALINDPQPETMIVLRSDMQVLSEDHGKYRVYPSFPFEDNKRFEAYTVEIDPGGFLSADAHMEGTEEFLTIFDGELTIRVNNEAFTVKSGDSIRFKADRPHTYHNLGKTLTRLSMVLYYPK comes from the coding sequence ATGAAGGAAATCCATCTAATCATTGCTGAAAATCTAAAAACGCTACGGGAAAGCAAAAAACTAAGCCTTGAAAAGGTATCCGAATTGACAGGTGTCAGTAAAACAATGATTGGCCAAATTGAACGTGGCGAATCAGCGCCAACCATTACAACCATCTGGAAAATCGCCAACGGCTTAAAAATTTCATTTACCGCCCTCATCAATGATCCGCAACCTGAAACAATGATTGTCTTGCGAAGTGATATGCAAGTCTTGTCTGAAGACCATGGCAAATACCGCGTCTATCCTTCTTTTCCTTTCGAAGATAACAAACGCTTTGAAGCCTATACAGTCGAAATAGACCCAGGCGGATTTTTAAGCGCTGATGCACATATGGAAGGGACCGAAGAATTCTTAACGATTTTTGATGGAGAACTCACCATACGCGTCAATAACGAAGCATTCACTGTAAAAAGCGGTGATTCGATTCGCTTCAAGGCAGATAGGCCACACACGTATCATAATTTAGGGAAAACACTTACTCGTTTAAGCATGGTTTTATATTATCCGAAATAA
- a CDS encoding MBL fold metallo-hydrolase translates to MYQKKPIQLNDRIYLIDGFDLGIPERTGTYVINEERLTIVDTGPSPSIKHVTQGLAALGFSLDEVKYIIVTHIHLDHSGGAGLLIQQCPNAKVVVHPKGARHLVDPSRLAAGARAVYGEMFSDFFDPVVPIAEERLLIKGEGDTLEIGPTCTLTFLDTPGHANHHFSIFDPLSNGLFTGDTVGVRYDQLIRNDVDLFLPSTSPNQFNPDAMRHAIERFGAMNLNSIYFGHFGMTNYPDEALRQVTEWLAVFMEEAEAVVAERQSYDVLARRLLERVRQHLRSLNISDDHEVYRIIELDMQVSAMGIMEYLSK, encoded by the coding sequence ATGTATCAGAAAAAGCCTATTCAATTAAACGACAGAATCTATCTAATCGATGGATTCGACTTAGGGATACCTGAGCGAACAGGAACGTATGTGATCAATGAGGAACGGTTGACCATTGTCGATACAGGTCCAAGCCCGTCTATCAAGCATGTGACACAGGGATTAGCAGCATTAGGATTTTCGCTCGATGAAGTGAAATATATCATTGTGACACATATTCACTTAGATCATTCAGGTGGGGCAGGTTTGTTGATCCAACAATGCCCGAATGCCAAAGTCGTGGTGCATCCAAAAGGGGCAAGGCATTTGGTTGATCCAAGCAGGTTAGCTGCGGGAGCGCGAGCCGTTTATGGAGAGATGTTTTCGGACTTTTTTGATCCGGTCGTTCCAATCGCTGAAGAGCGTTTGCTCATAAAGGGCGAGGGGGATACACTGGAAATTGGTCCGACATGTACATTGACGTTTCTAGATACGCCAGGGCATGCCAACCATCATTTTAGTATTTTTGACCCGCTGAGCAATGGCTTGTTTACTGGCGACACGGTCGGTGTTCGATATGATCAATTGATCCGCAATGATGTGGATTTGTTTTTACCTTCGACGTCCCCGAACCAATTTAACCCGGATGCGATGCGCCATGCGATTGAGCGCTTTGGTGCTATGAATCTGAATTCGATTTATTTTGGCCATTTCGGCATGACCAACTATCCGGATGAGGCACTACGCCAAGTGACTGAATGGCTCGCTGTTTTCATGGAAGAGGCGGAAGCGGTCGTTGCTGAACGACAAAGCTATGATGTGCTAGCAAGACGATTATTGGAACGTGTCAGGCAACATCTTCGCTCGTTGAATATTAGCGATGATCATGAAGTGTATCGGATCATTGAATTGGATATGCAAGTGAGTGCGATGGGGATTATGGAGTACTTATCGAAGTGA
- a CDS encoding DUF4179 domain-containing protein → MKCPTVDKLSQYVDDRAEHTDIAQHVSNCAQCQRVVEAFEGEQQFIKETLQTPMLPDDFTSKVLDQLEPYEQKKIRQKSRPWKRILLSAAGVMLALGVSATLSPSFADWVGGMFSPEQADSNGAIVDDGLRMATDDGLVERVNLEVMNNGLTFKVEDVVTDSSRVALSFQVLNKNGEPQDTQLNLFESDNKITVIDQDGKINDSISDGWQQDSDYGIIEMRLGEHEALEKITVKFDLVELSGVKGNWELEVPIDVTKYKDLTTTVALQDATTNQHGVTLQMKGMQFAPSLNDLAYETGFTQEEQAQVAQDIQQLQNRLGINSEEADDYLGNYETAIEYHIDNEDKKTIYNHDYGPFFTRDSQPGDLTPSQSSSNEGQQLGQMIWHQSFIPQQGDRKLTFVLDGVYKTVPTDFSVTFKPKELKSKPVTFEYEGNFITIKKAKTQEEYSLEKSLTPINRETIFMIEMEGGIEADASTIGDWVLVDDKGNAYPTYGDGSTTLVEKDKNNRYKTTMNLKVYHLDEVPEELTLHLVSVTRYEEADEKWEVPLYEE, encoded by the coding sequence ATGAAGTGTCCAACTGTAGATAAACTTTCACAATATGTAGATGATCGAGCGGAACATACGGATATCGCACAGCATGTGTCCAATTGTGCACAATGTCAGCGTGTTGTAGAGGCTTTTGAAGGGGAACAACAATTCATCAAAGAAACGTTGCAGACGCCGATGTTGCCGGATGATTTTACTTCGAAGGTGTTGGATCAGCTGGAGCCTTATGAACAGAAAAAAATTCGTCAAAAAAGTAGGCCTTGGAAACGTATCCTGTTGTCGGCGGCAGGAGTTATGCTGGCACTTGGTGTGAGTGCCACACTAAGCCCAAGTTTTGCGGATTGGGTAGGTGGAATGTTCTCTCCAGAACAGGCGGATTCCAATGGGGCAATTGTAGATGATGGATTACGGATGGCAACAGATGATGGTTTAGTGGAGCGGGTTAACCTTGAGGTGATGAATAATGGGCTGACATTTAAGGTGGAGGATGTTGTGACCGATTCGTCGCGGGTGGCATTATCTTTTCAAGTGCTCAATAAAAATGGTGAGCCGCAAGATACGCAGTTAAATCTATTTGAATCTGATAATAAAATCACCGTTATCGATCAAGATGGTAAGATAAACGATAGTATCAGTGATGGTTGGCAACAAGATAGTGACTATGGAATCATTGAAATGCGACTGGGAGAACACGAAGCATTAGAGAAAATAACAGTAAAATTTGACTTAGTTGAATTGAGTGGCGTTAAAGGTAATTGGGAATTAGAGGTGCCAATCGATGTTACGAAATATAAAGATTTAACAACGACAGTTGCATTACAAGATGCTACAACGAATCAACACGGTGTGACCCTACAAATGAAGGGGATGCAATTTGCGCCTAGCTTGAATGATTTAGCGTATGAAACGGGTTTTACACAAGAAGAGCAAGCGCAGGTAGCGCAAGACATTCAGCAGCTACAGAATCGATTGGGTATAAACAGCGAAGAGGCTGATGATTATTTGGGTAACTATGAAACAGCGATCGAATACCATATCGACAATGAAGACAAGAAAACCATTTATAATCATGATTATGGGCCCTTTTTCACCCGGGACAGCCAGCCAGGTGACTTAACTCCATCTCAGAGTTCAAGCAATGAAGGACAACAACTCGGTCAAATGATCTGGCATCAATCATTTATCCCTCAACAAGGGGACCGCAAACTGACATTTGTGTTGGATGGCGTTTATAAAACAGTACCCACTGATTTCTCCGTTACTTTTAAGCCAAAAGAATTGAAAAGCAAGCCAGTGACCTTCGAATATGAAGGGAATTTTATCACAATCAAGAAAGCAAAGACACAAGAGGAGTATTCACTTGAAAAGTCGCTCACTCCGATTAATCGAGAAACCATTTTTATGATTGAAATGGAAGGCGGCATAGAAGCAGATGCCTCGACTATAGGCGATTGGGTCTTGGTGGACGATAAAGGGAATGCTTATCCTACTTATGGGGATGGGTCTACTACTCTCGTTGAGAAAGACAAGAACAATCGGTATAAGACGACCATGAATCTCAAAGTTTATCATTTGGATGAGGTTCCTGAAGAATTGACGTTGCACCTCGTTTCTGTCACACGTTATGAAGAGGCAGACGAGAAATGGGAAGTACCATTATACGAAGAATGA
- a CDS encoding RNA polymerase sigma factor, protein MQEEVQWIEAVLAGNKQAYEHIIRKYKDPLYGTILRMTRNPHDAQDLAQEAFIKVYQQLEKYDDKGSFSSWFYRVAINHCLDEFRKKRYKMKQVEIQEETIGNVDSPEIVFFKNERSRQLERLIATLPEDERLIILLRYVNELSYQAISELVDIPLATVRNKLHRAKKKMRETVKREGGNFHEVSNCR, encoded by the coding sequence ATGCAAGAGGAAGTGCAATGGATTGAAGCAGTATTAGCAGGCAATAAGCAAGCGTACGAACATATTATTCGTAAATATAAGGACCCGTTGTATGGGACGATTTTGCGGATGACGAGAAATCCACATGATGCTCAGGATCTAGCCCAGGAAGCCTTTATCAAAGTGTATCAGCAGCTTGAGAAATACGATGATAAGGGTTCGTTTTCAAGTTGGTTTTATCGTGTCGCTATCAATCATTGCCTGGATGAATTTCGCAAGAAGCGCTATAAAATGAAGCAAGTCGAAATACAGGAAGAAACGATTGGCAATGTCGACAGCCCAGAAATTGTGTTCTTTAAAAATGAGCGAAGTAGGCAACTAGAACGGTTAATTGCCACATTGCCGGAAGATGAGCGACTCATTATTTTATTGCGTTATGTCAATGAGCTAAGTTACCAAGCAATTAGTGAGTTGGTTGATATACCACTGGCGACAGTTCGCAATAAATTGCATCGAGCTAAAAAGAAAATGAGAGAAACCGTTAAACGTGAAGGAGGAAATTTTCATGAAGTGTCCAACTGTAGATAA
- a CDS encoding SEC-C metal-binding domain-containing protein produces the protein MIGRNDPCLCGSGKKYKKCCQSKQAFSIEAVQVEELERILQAFYEEYPERRDINEYLALVKKWSGPLEKFLVQEMIEAIVMDEFFFHHKPEIWANYLDKQHKKVIRPSVASVLATWNNPRAFIGEVVAVEEMYMSVKSLFADETIQLRRESDKPIPVGVHVYCFVLPDGTMKDNQYLAISSMVFFPTDHKKVFDKFVKQYKAEKEQSVPAFLKENGMGLWELLGDDGYSGDEFTDFEAGVLLQLTRFLEKHDRVADKLLEIVEDYLVEEQPKARKEVAIAAGAIRFGQEHALFESLQLTVKEIAEAFEISTSSLNKYYNDLNAYYANKELVEA, from the coding sequence GTGATAGGACGTAATGATCCGTGCCTATGCGGTAGCGGAAAGAAGTATAAAAAATGTTGTCAATCGAAACAAGCGTTTTCGATTGAAGCTGTACAAGTGGAAGAACTAGAAAGAATATTACAAGCTTTTTATGAAGAATATCCTGAACGACGCGATATTAATGAGTACTTAGCGTTAGTGAAAAAATGGAGTGGCCCGCTTGAGAAGTTTTTAGTACAGGAAATGATTGAAGCGATTGTCATGGATGAATTCTTTTTCCATCACAAACCAGAAATTTGGGCAAATTATTTGGACAAGCAACATAAGAAAGTGATCCGCCCATCTGTCGCAAGTGTGCTAGCTACATGGAATAACCCACGTGCGTTTATCGGTGAAGTTGTTGCAGTGGAAGAGATGTATATGTCTGTGAAAAGTTTGTTTGCGGATGAAACAATTCAGTTAAGACGCGAAAGTGACAAACCAATTCCGGTAGGCGTCCACGTCTATTGTTTCGTGTTGCCAGATGGCACGATGAAAGACAATCAGTATTTAGCGATTTCAAGTATGGTCTTCTTCCCAACGGATCATAAAAAAGTGTTTGACAAGTTTGTAAAACAGTACAAAGCTGAAAAAGAGCAATCTGTACCTGCCTTCTTAAAAGAAAATGGCATGGGCTTATGGGAGCTTCTTGGTGATGATGGCTATAGTGGCGATGAATTTACAGATTTTGAAGCAGGTGTTTTACTACAACTCACGCGATTTTTAGAGAAGCACGACCGGGTTGCGGACAAGTTATTGGAAATCGTCGAAGACTATTTAGTAGAAGAGCAGCCAAAGGCGCGAAAAGAAGTTGCGATTGCAGCGGGGGCGATTCGTTTCGGTCAAGAGCATGCGCTGTTTGAGTCGCTCCAACTAACCGTGAAAGAAATTGCGGAGGCGTTTGAAATCTCGACTTCTTCGTTGAATAAATACTACAATGATTTAAATGCCTATTATGCCAATAAGGAACTTGTAGAAGCATAA